The Zygosaccharomyces rouxii strain CBS732 chromosome G complete sequence genome contains a region encoding:
- the SPG4 gene encoding Spg4p (similar to uniprot|Q04438 Saccharomyces cerevisiae YMR107W), with the protein MSNLWNSFEVYNKKKHSSQPGMRGGNHSNVGDTRTTVQYASERYERRGSTASESSTTSNEETPQMVDISKLSQNEFKRLYESTRKGEPNNRVNF; encoded by the coding sequence ATGTCAAATCTTTGGAATTCATTCGAAGtttacaacaagaagaaacaTTCTTCGCAGCCTGGCATGCGCGGTGGTAATCATTCCAACGTTGGAGATACTAGGACTACAGTCCAATATGCTTCTGAAAGGTACGAGCGACGTGGTTCGACAGCATCTGAGTCATCTACAACCAGCAATGAAGAGACACCACAAATGGTTGATATTTCAAAACTATCTCAAAACGAATTCAAGAGACTTTATGAGAGCACTAGGAAGGGAGAACCAAATAATAGagtaaatttttaa
- the STT4 gene encoding 1-phosphatidylinositol 4-kinase STT4 (similar to uniprot|P37297 Saccharomyces cerevisiae YLR305C STT4 Phosphatidylinositol-4-kinase that functions in the Pkc1p protein kinase pathway required for normal vacuole morphology cell wall integrity and actin cytoskeleton organization): protein MLFNGGKLNNTLRERALAKLVQLPSTSLQNLADGISSPEQILSCKDWETLLSLCKSLPNSPNQSIWLLHEIIGPFLVSCPIVRVSDVLDTRFKLDGLKHPTELLTFELTNFLIKICKRFPSLLKNCTAIIDQFFEALSNRFEQTNAVVSLLGFMGSFIDGSEGVSLPLGAHVWYHLSDILGPQGLLKSSGIANEFTDETLVRYYESGCEISSVHFQYLLAKFQCSLAFTIIGKNVEKPVCEHLLDLQCAIFQSQQSQVGDNLLEDSLGKIVENSKLIIDICLWSLDWVSNTQETFDLSSHTRVNDSLNAHAYFIDFLCLVPFVDKIDGEIFNRFTQVISDSIDRFLITDVVTFRSIHSIVTAASLLNFSSEETSLAFLKAFPVLVSSPQITNKDVAHVSKIFTLGLQPLNEDAVVSTIYSLNNLLTVYEDGVPVKPLRERHMTNSSLPTQSQRNKPKIVPSDSMQVIDNINQNMVLLNGKSHDSPNEDATSYHGSLFENSVTAAIVIASHYNDQSITALTVTILTQKVFVFSDELDKTILRLLPLLASRTSTQELALLLTFYRIAYAQAGKRNKSSLQKSIIIARCELSRELLQKRFLTDMYIMNLRDLLDLITACGEGERSDHHNRAEEEIIQVAHQIAVFLEPLAALMPKPGESEPLDLTTDEATTISFRNIWFNMVVHGFYRNSELVKTHYDSLVTIAYNTPALASDFPPMKREVSFEMNTVLRRSSSSANIKQQKQAIVDFAPATNLHNRTLSNSKTMFLASTVLLETLRCEAGDCSQLLQYFCDPSVVRSSVHKSLNDINIAIIQKYTYFVQSGNYKLAGSLAVAKQLNNLLLRLPDRNPYAQAAAFQTCETFIRKIPSSLCHHESLYTLLDLLTTMFDSVTDCETNRFEPTYEFVLKHSNKKILLPDSESWRKQTLTSLYNYAKHWLKIILTKCNQDAKILLQSYVSKITYSDRLDDVEYGVSFALEMAGTITGGDRELSKLSYNGRQRPNTIAKFISQHSWRSKSLVDIAIVSSPQDINRQIESCIKDIRQSLRLGEPVSFENVTSFLDSSSALLLLDKCAAGSLVSDIVHIPFEVFTARTLKVAVNVWLTITKERTDLANLLMVAVGDCWMKSIDQRKGLFSREHDPAPEANQPMLYSPYDKKAINRTAHETSQSFQTHCYVIRFFASHFEGTMFQSKSLLKMFTQWAIYGLSNLKNASLHPFARMVRHELMNFSVLLLTVNFKQGTGYVSSLCRTIVDGGLSWFVKAKSWPFGSNQLKIKADLALAIQLKNELEAVAHIVCRYCPTEFKLLQFFLSSEIRHIETWLSPMVKLEENHNLEPEPELIVAAFEKNPSLALAFLQRFPGKKQEELLTDLVVKNPLECVGVPECLEVYILGKGSKSSSDYHCVTYWCPVSPIKSINLLLSGWNSNAFVLQYSVFSLEAHPVNVTFFYVPQIVQCLRFDRSGYVEKMILDTAKTSVLFAHQIVWNMLANSYKDDEGEVEDELKPTLDHVRNKMVSTFGSEELEFYEREFGFFNEVTGISGKLKPFIKKTKAEKKNKIDEEMQKIEVKPDVYLPSNPDGVVVDIDRKSGKPLQSHAKAPFMATFKIKKEVEDSETGKPIEIEKWQAAIFKVGDDCRQDVLALQLISVFRTIWSNAGLDVYVFPYRVTATQAGCGVIDVLPNSISRDMLGREAVNGLYEYFITKFGDEGTIEFQNARNNFVKSLAGYSVISYLLQFKDRHNGNIMYDDQGHCLHIDFGFIFDIVPGGVKFEAVPFKLTKEMVRVMGGSPETQAYRDFEELCVKAYLAARPHMHFISECVIPMLQSGLPCFKGMKTIKNLHNRFQPNKSDHEAALFMRSLIKKSYESLFTVGYDEFQKLTNGIPY, encoded by the coding sequence ATGCTCTTTAATGGTGGAAAGTTGAACAACACGCTTCGGGAAAGGGCCTTGGCTAAATTAGTTCAGTTACCGTCAAcatctttacaaaatttagCAGACGGGATCTCATCGCCAGAACAAATTTTAAGCTGTAAGGATTGGGAGACATTGCTATCACTTTGCAAATCGCTGCCCAATTCACCCAATCAATCCATTTGGCTTTTACATGAAATTATTGGGCCATTTCTGGTATCATGTCCAATTGTTAGGGTTTCTGATGTATTAGATACAAGGTTTAAACTCGACGGATTAAAACATCCAACTGAATTGCTTACTTTTGAACTGACGAATTTTCTAATAAAAATCTGTAAACGGTTCCCCTcacttttaaaaaattgtactGCCATAATAGACCAGTTTTTTGAAGCTTTGAGCAATAGATTTGAACAAACAAATGCTGTGGTTTCATTGCTTGGATTTATGGGTTCCTTCATTGATGGTTCTGAAGGCGTTTCTTTACCACTGGGTGCACATGTGTGGTATCATCTGTCCGATATCTTAGGTCCACAGGGTTTATTAAAATCATCTGGTATTGCCAATGAATTTACTGATGAGACTTTGGTCAGGTACTATGAATCAGGTTGTGAAATTTCCAGTGTACATTTCCAATACCTTTTAGCTAAATTTCAGTGCTCGTTAGCATTTACCATTATTGGTAAGAACGTGGAAAAACCAGTTTGTGAACACTTGCTTGATTTACAATGTGCAATATTCCAGTCACAACAATCACAAGTGGGAGATAATCTATTAGAAGATTCGTTGGGTAAGATTGtagaaaattcaaaattaaTCATCGATATTTGTTTGTGGTCATTGGATTGGGTTAGTAATACACAGGAAACATTTGATTTATCAAGCCATACAAGAGTCAACGATTCTTTAAATGCACATGCTTACTTCATCGATTTTCTCTGTTTAGTACCATTTGTTGATAAGATTGATGGCGAAATTTTTAACCGTTTTACTCAAGTTATCTCCGACAGTATCGATAGATTTCTAATTACAGACGTGGTGACATTCAGATCAATCCATTCTATCGTAACAGCTGCGTCTTTactcaatttttcatcggAGGAAACTTCGTTGGCATTTTTAAAGGCTTTCCCCGTTCTAGTATCGTCACCTCAAATTACAAATAAAGATGTTGCTCACGTTTCCAAGATATTTACATTGGGATTACAACCTTTGAATGAGGACGCCGTGGTTAGTACaatttattctttgaataATTTACTAACAGTCTATGAAGACGGTGTACCAGTAAAACCGCTACGTGAACGCCACATGACTAATTCCTCTTTACCTACTCAGTCTCAGAGAAATAAACCAAAGATAGTACCTTCGGATAGTATGCAAGTTATCGATAATATTAATCAAAATATGGTTTTACTAAATGGGAAGTCTCACGATTCACCAAACGAGGATGCGACATCTTATCACGGTTcactttttgaaaactcTGTTACTGCAGCTATTGTCATTGCATCACATTATAACGATCAAAGTATCACCGCATTGACAGTTACGATTTTAACTCAAAaagtttttgttttttcagATGAACTGGATAAAACTATCTTAAGACTTTTACCACTTTTGGCTTCACGTACAAGTACCCAGGAACTGGCTCTACTATTAACCTTTTATAGAATTGCATATGCACAAGCTGGCAAGAGGAATAAAAGCAGTTTACAAAAGAGCATTATTATTGCACGTTGTGAATTGTCCAGGGAACTTCTACAGAAGAGGTTTCTCACTGACATGTACATCATGAATTTGAGAGATCTACTGGATCTAATCACCGCTTgtggtgaaggtgaaagaTCAGACCATCACAATAGAGCTGAAGAGGAAATTATTCAAGTAGCTCACCAGATTGCTGTCTTTTTGGAACCTTTGGCGGCTCTAATGCCCAAACCTGGTGAATCTGAACCGCTGGATTTGACAACAGATGAAGCTACCACGATAAGTTTCAGAAATATTTGGTTTAATATGGTGGTACATGGATTCTATCGTAATTCGGAACTGGTTAAAACACATTACGACTCTCTAGTGACCATTGCTTATAATACTCCTGCGTTGGCATCTGATTTCCCACCAATGAAAAGAGAGGTTTCATTTGAAATGAATACTGTCTTACGTCGTAGTTCTTCTTCGGCAAATATtaaacaacaaaaacagGCAATTGTAGATTTTGCACCAGCAACAAATCTTCACAATAGaactttatccaattcGAAGACCATGTTTTTGGCATCCACTGTGCTTTTGGAAACCTTGAGATGTGAAGCCGGTGATTGTTCTCAATTGTTGCAATATTTCTGTGATCCATCTGTGGTAAGAAGTTCTGTTCATAAGTCTCTAAATGATATTAATATTGCCATTATCCAGAAATATACCTATTTTGTTCAATCTGGTAATTATAAATTGGCAGGTTCTCTAGCTGTGGCCAAacaattgaacaatttgcTGCTACGTTTACCTGATAGAAATCCATATGCGCAAGCAGCAGCGTTTCAAACCTGTGAAACCTTCATTAGGAAAATACCTTCATCGTTATGCCATCATGAATCCCTATACACTTTGTTAGATCTTTTGACAACAATGTTTGATAGTGTGACCGATTGTGAAACCAACAGATTTGAACCCACTTATGAATTCGTTCTCAAACATTCGAATAAAAAAATCCTGTTACCTGATTCTGAATCCTGGAGAAAGCAGACTTTAACTTCGTTGTACAACTATGCAAAACATTGGTTAAAGATTATTTTAACCAAATGTAACCAAGACGCAAAGATTCTTCTGCAATCCTACGTTTCGAAAATAACTTATTCAGATAGGTTGGATGATGTGGAATATGGTGTCTCATTTGCTCTGGAAATGGCAGGTACGATTACCGGTGGTGATAGAGAATTATCAAAACTCTCTTATAATGGTAGACAAAGACCTAACACAATTGCCAAATTCATCTCTCAACACTCTTGGAGATCAAAGAGTTTAGTGGATATTGCGATTGTCTCTTCTCCTCAAGATATCAATCGACAGATCGAGAGTTGTATTAAGGATATTAGACAATCCTTGAGATTGGGTGAACCTGTTTCTTTCGAAAATGTGACTTCATTCCTCGACTCCTCATCAGCATTGTTACTATTGGATAAGTGCGCAGCTGGTTCATTGGTATCTGATATTGTTCATATTCCCTTTGAAGTATTCACTGCAAGAACCCTAAAGGTGGCTGTTAACGTTTGGTTAACAATTACAAAGGAAAGAACAGATTTGGCAAACCTTTTGATGGTAGCTGTTGGTGATTGTTGGATGAAAAGTATTGACCAAAGAAAGGGGTTGTTCTCTCGTGAGCATGATCCTGCTCCTGAGGCTAACCAGCCAATGCTCTACTCACCATACGATAAGAAAGCTATTAATAGGACTGCACATGAAACTTCTCAGTCATTTCAGACTCACTGCTATGTGATCCGATTTTTCGCATCTCATTTCGAAGGAACTATGTTCCAGAGCAAATCCTTGCTTAAAATGTTCACCCAGTGGGCCATCTATGGGTTAAGCAACTTAAAGAATGCTTCACTTCACCCTTTTGCTCGAATGGTTCGTCATGAACTGATGAATTTCTCCGTTCTCTTGTTAACGGTTAATTTCAAACAGGGAACAGGGTATGTATCCAGTCTATGCAGGACCATCGTTGACGGAGGTCTATCTTGGTTCGTCAAAGCTAAATCTTGGCCATTCGGTTCCaaccaattgaaaataaagGCAGATTTGGCATTGgcaattcaattgaaaaatgaattaGAGGCGGTAGCACATATTGTATGTCGCTACTGCCCCACTGAGTTCAAGCTTTTGCAGTTTTTCTTGTCTAGTGAAATTAGACATATTGAAACATGGCTGTCCCCCATGGTTAAATTAGAAGAGAACCACAACCTCGAACCTGAACCCGAATTAATCGTTGCTGCTTTTGAGAAAAATCCTTCTCTTGCGCTAGCCTTTTTACAGAGATTCCCTGGTAAAAAACAAGAGGAACTATTGACGGACCTTGTCGTTAAGAACCCACTAGAATGTGTTGGAGTACCAGAATGTCTGGAGGTCTATATTTTGGGCAAAGGTAGTAAGTCCTCCTCAGACTACCATTGTGTTACCTACTGGTGTCCTGTGAGTCCTATCAAATCTATCAACTTGCTTTTATCCGGTTGGAATAGTAACGCCTTTGTCTTACAGTACAGTGTTTTCTCATTGGAAGCACACCCAGTGAACGTCACATTTTTCTATGTTCCACAGATTGTGCAATGTTTGAGATTTGACCGCAGTGGTTACGTGGAGAAAATGATTTTGGATACTGCTAAGACAAGCGTTTTGTTTGCCCATCAAATTGTATGGAATATGTTGGCTAACAGTTATaaggatgatgaaggtgaagtagaagatgaattgaaaccaaCTCTGGATCATGTCCGCAATAAGATGGTGTCTACTTTCGGTAGTGAAGAGCTTGAATTCTATGAGAGGGAATTTGGGTTTTTTAATGAAGTTACAGGAATTTCTGGtaaattgaaaccatttaTTAAGAAGACCAAAGCtgagaaaaagaataagatTGATGAGGAAATGCAAAAGATTGAAGTGAAACCTGATGTATATCTACCCTCTAACCCTGACggtgttgttgttgatattGATCGTAAGAGTGGTAAGCCGTTGCAATCTCATGCAAAAGCACCTTTCATGGCCACTTTCAAGATTAAGAAAGAGGTGGAAGATTCAGAAACTGGTAAGCCAAtagaaattgaaaaatggcaGGCAGCCATCTTCaaagttggtgatgattGTCGTCAAGACGTGCTTGctcttcaattgatttccGTGTTTAGAACCATTTGGTCTAATGCCGGTTTAGACGTCTATGTGTTTCCATACCGTGTTACTGCTACACAAGCTGGGTGTGGTGTTATTGACGTTCTACCTAATTCCATCTCCCGTGATATGCTTGGTCGTGAAGCTGTTAACGGTCTTTATGAATATTTTATCACCAAGTTTGGTGATGAAGGTacaattgaatttcaaaatgcGAGAAATAATTTCGTCAAATCGCTGGCAGGTTACAGTGTTATTTCCTACTTGTTACAATTCAAAGATAGACATAACGGTAATATTATGTATGATGATCAAGGTCACTGTTTACACATTGATTTTGGTTTTATCTTTGATATTGTTCCAGGTGGTGTGAAATTTGAAGCTGTTCCTTTCAAACTTACAAAAGAAATGGTGAGAGTCATGGGTGGTAGCCCAGAGACCCAAGCTTATCgtgattttgaagaattatgTGTTAAGGCATACTTAGCTGCTAGACCTCACATGCACTTTATTTCGGAGTGTGTTATCCCCATGTTACAGAGTGGTTTGCCCTGTTTCAAAGGTATGAAGACTATTAAGAATTTACACAATAGATTCCAACCAAATAAGTCGGATCACGAAGCTGCATTGTTCATGAGAAGTTTAATCAAGAAGAGTTATGAAAGTTTGTTCACCGTTGGTTATGACGAGTTCCAGAAACTCACAAACGGTATCC
- the ILV2 gene encoding acetolactate synthase catalytic subunit (highly similar to uniprot|P07342 Saccharomyces cerevisiae YMR108W ILV2 Acetolactate synthase catalyses the first common step in isoleucine and valine biosynthesis and is the target of several classes of inhibitors localizes to the mitochondria expression of the gene is under general amino acid control), which translates to MIRQARQMGATRCAVRYAVRNISSNSARSSRNLAYINTVRYHSTTRKQQYSAATATGESTATSNATARRPAPAPSFNVDLTGTPDKLHKKLKSQQEMDSSFIGLTGGQIFHEMMRRHDVDTVFGYPGGAILPVYDAIHESDAFNFILPRHEQGAGHMAEGYARATGRPGVVLVTSGPGATNVVTPMTDALADGVPLIVFTGQVATSAIGTDAFQEADVVGISRSCTKWNVMVKNVEELPKRINEAFEIAMSGRPGPVLVDLPKDVTAAVLRNPIPTKSTLPSDSLAQLTKRAQDEFTSNNVKRAADLVNVAKKPILYVGAGIFNNPDGPRLLKELSERAQIPVTTTLQGLGAFDQEDTKSLDMLGMHGCATANLAIQNADLILAVGARFDDRVTCNISKFAPEARRAALEGRGGIVHFEMTPKNISKVVETQVAVHGDAATNIQKLIPLVFGVKERQEWFNQISQWKKEYPLDYMHETPGSKIKPQTVISKLSDIANATGKEVIVTTGVGQHQMWAAQHWTWKTPRSFITSGGLGTMGYGLPAAIGAQIAKPNALVFDIDGDASFNMTLTELSSAVQAKTPIKILVLNNEEQGMVTQWQSLFYEHRYSHTHQLNPDFVKLSEAMGLKGMRLTDQSKTDEVLKEFVEYNDGPVLLEVEVAPKVPVLPMVPGGKGLEEFINYDPEMEEEQNRLRYERTSGKY; encoded by the coding sequence ATGATTAGACAAGCTAGACAAATGGGTGCCACACGTTGCGCTGTGCGTTACGCTGTGCGTAATATCAGCAGTAATAGTGCCAGATCTTCTCGCAATTTAGCATACATTAACACAGTTCGTTATCATAGTACTACGAGGAAACAACAATATAGTGCGGCTACTGCTACTGGTGAATCGACTGCAACTTCAAATGCAACCGCAAGAAGACCAGCCCCAGCCCCAAGCTTTAATGTGGATCTCACGGGTACACCGGATAAATTACATAAGAAGTTGAAATCCCAACAGGAGATGGATAGTTCATTCATCGGCCTTACTGGtggtcaaattttccatgAAATGATGAGAAGACATGACGTTGATACAGTTTTTGGATACCCTGGTGGTGCAATTTTACCTGTTTACGATGCAATTCATGAATCTGATGccttcaattttattctaCCACGTCACGAACAAGGTGCAGGTCATATGGCCGAAGGTTACGCCAGAGCTACCGGTAGACCAGGTGTTGTTTTAGTCACCTCAGGTCCAGGTGCTACCAATGTCGTTACTCCAATGACAGATGCATTGGCTGATGGTGTACCATTGATTGTTTTCACTGGTCAAGTTGCTACAAGTGCTATTGGTACTGACGCATTCCAAGAGGCCGATGTTGTAGGTATCTCTAGATCTTGTACAAAGTGGAACGTGATGGTTAAAAAcgttgaagaattaccCAAACGTATTAATGaagcatttgaaattgCTATGAGTGGTAGACCAGGTCCAGTCTTGGTTGATCTACCTAAGGATGTTACAGCTGCAGTTCTAAGAAACCCAATTCCAACTAAATCTACACTACCATCTGATTCTTTGGCCCAATTGACTAAAAGAGCACAAGATGAGTTCACCAGTAATAATGTGAAGAGAGCTGCAGATTTAGTGAATGTTGCTAAGAAGCCTATTCTTTACGTTGGTGCTGGTATCTTTAACAACCCAGACGGTCCTCGTTTGCTAAAGGAATTGAGTGAGCGTGCACAAATCCCCGTAACCACTACCTTGCAAGGTTTGGGTGCATTCGATCAGGAAGATACTAAATCCCTTGATATGCTAGGTATGCATGGTTGTGCTACAGCCAATTTAGCAATCCAAAATGCTGATTTAATCTTGGCGGTTGGTGCTCGTTTCGATGATCGTGTCACCTGTAATATCTCTAAATTCGCTCCAGAGGCACGTCGTGCTGCCTTAGAAGGTAGAGGTGGTATCGTTCACTTTGAAATGACCCCTAAGAACATCAGCAAAGTTGTCGAAACTCAAGTGGCTGTTCATGGTGATGCAGCTACCAACATCCAAAAGCTAATACCGCTAGTGTTCGGTGTTAAGGAAAGACAAGAATGGTTCAATCAAATCTCACAAtggaagaaagaatatCCATTAGACTACATGCATGAAACTCCAGGCTCTAAAATTAAGCCACAAACCGTTATTTCTAAATTATCTGATATCGCCAACGCCACAGGTAAGGAAGTTATTGTTACCACTGGTGTTGGTCAACATCAAATGTGGGCAGCTCAACACTGGACTTGGAAAACCCCTCGTTCTTTCATCACTTCCGGTGGTCTAGGTACAATGGGTTACGGTCTTCCTGCTGCTATCGGTGCTCAAATTGCCAAGCCAAATGCGTTGGTCTTTGACATCGATGGTGATGCATCCTTTAACATGACTTTAACCGAATTATCATCTGCTGTACAGGCAAAGACTCCAATCAAGATTTTGGTTCTAAATAACGAAGAACAAGGTATGGTTACTCAATGGCAATCATTATTCTACGAACACCGTTACTCTCACACCCACCAATTGAACCCAGATTTCGTTAAATTATCAGAAGCTATGGGTCTAAAGGGTATGCGTCTAACTGATCAATCCAAGACTGATGAAGTTCTAAAGGAATTTGTGGAATACAACGATGGTCCTGTGCTCTTAGAAGTGGAAGTAGCACCCAAGGTTCCAGTTCTACCGATGGTTCCAGGTGGTAAGGGTCTAGAAGAATTCATTAACTACGACCCAGAGatggaagaagaacagaacAGACTACGGTACGAACGTACAAGCGGTAAGTACTAa
- the UBC12 gene encoding NEDD8-conjugating protein UBC12 (similar to uniprot|P52491 Saccharomyces cerevisiae YLR306W UBC12 Enzyme that mediates the conjugation of Rub1p a ubiquitin-like protein to other proteins related to E2 ubiquitin-conjugating enzymes), protein MFKLREIQKQKQSKPAPNAGSNTNTRLHRDLKSLELPPTTQLHIVRGTDDSIPLLQLAVKPDEGYYKGGNFTFELLFNEQYPMEPPKVKCLNRIYHPNIDTDGRVCLNILRQDWTPALDLQSVIIGLLFLFLEISGVDPLNKQAAETFNRNRQNFAHAVRQSMGGNTIDNIHYDKVTNF, encoded by the coding sequence ATGTTCAAACTGAGAGAGATTCAGAAACAGAAACAGTCAAAACCTGCTCCCAATGCAGGTAGTAACACCAATACACGTCTTCACAGGGACTTAAAATCACTTGAGCTGCCACCGACGACGCAGCTGCACATTGTGAGAGGCACTGATGATTCAATACCATTACTGCAACTCGCTGTAAAGCCCGATGAAGGCTACTACAAAGGCGGTAATTTCACATTTGAACTGCTTTTCAACGAACAGTACCCCATGGAACCGCCAAAGGTCAAATGTTTGAATCGTATATATCATCCGAACATCGATACCGACGGTAGGGTTTGTTTAAACATTTTACGCCAGGACTGGACGCCTGCCTTAGACCTACAGAGTGTTATAATTGGTTTActctttttgtttttagAGATAAGCGGTGTTGATCCACTGAATAAACAAGCCGCCGAAACATTCAACAGAAACCGCCAAAACTTTGCTCACGCGGTGAGACAGTCGATGGGCGGCAATACAATAGACAACATACATTATGACAAAGTAACGAATTTTTAG